A stretch of DNA from Candidatus Eremiobacteraceae bacterium:
ACGTCCGGCAAACCGGCGAGAATCCTGTGCAATGGCGACGCTTCTTCTGGGGCTCAGTCTCGGCACCGTACTATCCGACAATCATCGCCGCGAGCGACGGCAACCTCTGGTTCGACGACTACTCCGGAACGCAGCTGATTCGCATGAACATGACGGGCAACGTCAAGCGCTTCCCGCTGGCTGCATTCAACCCCACGTCGTTCGTCCAGGGCCACGACGGTAAGTTCTACCTCGGCGACGCGAACATCGGCACCCTTGACATACTCACCACCACCGGCGTGGAAACGAAGATCACGATTCCGAGCGGCGACAAGATCGGCTACGACACCATGATCCTCGGACCCGACAACAACGTTTGGTTCACAGAGAACGCGCACGTCGGACGAGTCAATACGAGCGGCACCATTAAGGAATTCGTCTACTCCGATGCCAACACGGGCAACAACACCGGCGAAATAGCCGTTGGACCCGACGGCAATCTGTGGGCGACCGAGACTAACACCTCGAGCATCGACAAGATCATTCCCGCCACAGGCGCGATGACGAACTTCCCGATGGGCTGCAGCCCGAACGGCATCGTCACCTCGCACGGCAGTCTCTGGGTAGCCTGCACGAATCAAACCCTCAATCAAGTGACGACCGCGGGCGCCGTGACGCCATTCTTCAACGGGTTCAACTTCGCGAGCTCCGGCAAGTTCCTTACCGTCGGTCCGGACGGAAATCCGTGGTTCGGCACTGGCAACGGAAACGAGATCGGCGAGTTCGATCCGACGACAAACCAGATGTCGTACTACTATCCGCCGAACAACTACGGCACGAGCAACGGTCTGACGACCGGACCCGACGGCAACGTTTGGTCGGTCGACTCGACCTCGCGCACCGTCAACATCTACATTCTCAACACCATCAGCGTGGCTCCGGCATCGATCTCGTTCACAGGCAACGGCCAGACCAAGACGATCGTAGTCACAGAGCCCGGAACAACCTCATGGACAGCGACCACCAACAAGTCGTCGGTCGCAACGGTGGTCCAAGCCTCACCGGCGTCCAATTTCACCGTAACCTCTGTTGGCTCGGGCTCGTGTAAGATCATTGTTACCGACGCCAAGGGCAACAGTTTCGCAGTGCACGTGACGGTGCAGTAGGAGAGATGAACATGCGTAAATATCTAATCTGCATCGCCGCTTCGTGTTTCGTGCTCGCCGGTTGCAGCGGCCACCAGGCGGCCCCGGCGCCGGGCGCCGGCAACACGCAGTCGGGCCACGCGTTCAAACCCGACGTGGTGCAAAACGGAAACTCGCCCATATTCTGGACCCAATTCCCGTGGGGCGACACGAATGTCGCGAACCAGGTCAACGGAATCGTCACGGGTTCCGACAAGAATGTTTGGTACACAGACTACAACGGCCATGCGCTCATAAAAATGCAAATGACCGGACACGCGACATTGTTTCCCCTCACGTTCGGCACCAACACCAACTTCTATCCCGGCAACCTGACGGTCGGAAAGGATGGCAAATTCTACATCGGCGCGTACGGCAATCCAGGATTCCTCGGCGTTGCGACGACTTCCGGAAGCTTCTCAGTGAAAACGATACCGAGCGGCGACTTGAGCGCAGCCGGAAGACTGACGCTTGGTCCTGACGGCAACGTCTGGTTCACAGAGCAAGCCCACATTGCCAAGATCACGACCAGCGGAACGATAACCGAGTTCGCATATGCGGACGGAAACGTATCGAACACATACGGAGCCATCGCCACCGGTTCCGACGGCGATCTCTGGGTGACTGAATACAACGACAACGTGATCGACGACGTCGACCCCTCGGACGGCAGCATGACGCAATATCCCTTGCCCTGCGCGCCCATCGGTCTCGTCTCGGCTAAGGACGGCAATCTGTGGGCCCCGTGCAACAACAACTTATTGATTCGAATCACGACGAGCGGCACGGTCACTTCGGTGCAAAATTTCTTCGGCACCGACGGATACCCCGGCGGCTTTACGCTGGGTCCTGACGGGAACCCGTGGTACACGACATCCAACCACAACATGATCGCCACGTTCAACATCGCGAAGAATCAGCTCAACGTCTTCTTCCCGCCCACTGCACAAGGTAACAGTTATGCATTGACCGCGGGACCGGACGGAAACATGTGGGCGAACGACAGCCTCGGCAAAACCGACATCTACATCATCAACCCGCTGGGCGTGTCGCCGTCGTCCGTCACGTTCCACGTCGGCAACACTCAGAATCTGACCGTCACGGAAAAAGGCACAACGGCCTGGACTGCGACGAGCTCGAATCCGGGCGTGGCCAGCGTAGCCCAGGGAAGCCCGTCCAACAAGTTCGTGCTAACCGCGAACGGTCTCGGAAACACCACGGTCACGATCAAAGACGCGATCGGCAATTCATTTGCCGTGAAGGTCAAAGTCGACTGACCAACACCGACCGACGCACGAAACGGCCGAGCGATGCTCGGCCGTTTCTTTTACCGGTGGATTGTCGGCAATTGGCTCGGCGGTGTGATCCGTGCGGCGGCGATCACGGTATCTGCGGCGCCGTAATAGACGTCTAGACGTCCGTCCGTGCGCAGATCGGTGGCAGTTGGAAACACGACGTCGGCAACGATCCCATTCCGCTCGTAGTCGGTCTGAGGCTCGATAATCGGCGTTGGCGTGCGGTAGAGAACTTGCGACGGCCGGTCGAAATCGAGGATGGCCGCGCCCACGCTATAATTCGAGCGGCCTTGCGCGAACGAGACCGCGTGATAGAGCAAGAGCCATCCGTATGAAAGCCGTACGGGCGGCGCACCCGTGCCCACTTTGCTCGATTCCCACGACTGTTCGGGCGCCATGACCCGTTCGTGCCTACGGACTGAAGCCAACGTCGCGATGTCTGCCTGGACCGCTTCGACGGCGACGTATGAAATCCAGATATGTTCGAGCGTCTCCTCGCCGCTCGGCGGCCTTGTCACGTCGGGGCCTTGCGAATCGATGCGCACACGCGTAGTCGGCCGGTGCAATATCCCAAGCGACGGCACTCCTTGCGGATCCAAGACCACTTCCGGGAGAAACGCAGCATCTTTGTTTCCACATTCGTTGAGATCGGGGCCGGTCGCTAGCGCCTCATATCGCAACGGACCCAGGCGCTGCCACGCTACCAAGTCCTCGGAAATCGCCACCGCTATCCGCGGTTCGTGAGGGACATACGCCGTATACGTCATGACGTAACGTTTCAGAACCTGTATATAGACGACCCGCGGATCTTCGCAGCCGCCGCCGTTCGGGCCGACTTCGTACGGCTCGGATGGTTCCAGCGCCATTTCGAGGCCCTCGACACCTACCGGCGTGTCGCCCTCGAAGCGCATGCGCGCACGCGCAATCCGGGAAAAATTCCCTTCCGCGACAAGGCGCGGAAAAAGGTGCATGACGCCATCTGTGGAGCGAACGCCGCCGGGGTTGAGCACGCCCCAAGCTTCGCGCTGATCGTTCGGATTCGGCCGCATGATCACGCCAAGCCGCTCGACCGCAAAATCGTTCGTCATTGAGTCTGAGCCGCGCCTCCCAAGCAGGCGATGATCGCCTCGATCACGCGTTTCGTCTCGTCCGGATCCCTCACTTGGATGCAGACCGCGCCGGTCTCTCGAGCCGGATAGTCGTTGCCGCCTGGGAACAGAGCGTCGCCGACATAGATCATGTCTTGAATAGGGATGCCGAGAATGTCGCGCAGTTTTCTGATCCCGTAGGCTTTGTCGATCCCTGGAAGTGTGACGTCGATCGAGGTCGTGCCGCCGAGGCGAACCGAAAATTCAGGAAGGAGGACATCCAGAATCGCTTTTATCTTCTGACGCTTTGAAAAATCGGGATCCCACTTTTTCTTCTCGTCCAATGGAGCCTGCTGGCCCAACGCCGAATACGTGATCTGGCTTTCCCGGTCTTCGATCACGTCTCCCCAAGTCTGTTGCACTTGAAATCCTGCCGAAGCGACCGCCTCGTTCAAGGCGGCGGTGATCTTCTGCTTTTGAGCGTCGGTAAGATCTTCAGAATAAAGCTTTTGCCACCCGTCTTTATACTGCAAGAATCGTGTTCCGCAAGTCGGCAGCAAAGACAAATCGCCAAGATGGGAACTCGCCGGAAAATGGGCGAGAAGTTGGCTTTCAAATTGGGGAAGATCGCCGCCGGAGATGACCGCGACTTTCACCGTTCCGAGAAGCGCGGTGAGAAGAGTTGCCATTTCCGCGTCGATCGCAGCTTTGCTTTCCGCAA
This window harbors:
- a CDS encoding HAD-IIB family hydrolase — protein: MKQLIVFDLDGTIAESKAAIDAEMATLLTALLGTVKVAVISGGDLPQFESQLLAHFPASSHLGDLSLLPTCGTRFLQYKDGWQKLYSEDLTDAQKQKITAALNEAVASAGFQVQQTWGDVIEDRESQITYSALGQQAPLDEKKKWDPDFSKRQKIKAILDVLLPEFSVRLGGTTSIDVTLPGIDKAYGIRKLRDILGIPIQDMIYVGDALFPGGNDYPARETGAVCIQVRDPDETKRVIEAIIACLGGAAQTQ